Proteins encoded together in one Desulfovibrio sp. UCD-KL4C window:
- a CDS encoding ABC transporter ATP-binding protein — MLKLKNINTYYGNIQALRNINIEVAKGEIITLIGANGAGKTTTLMTISGVVPPRSGEVLYEGQPIHKLSPNKIVKMGISQVPEGRLIFPDLTITENLDMGAFLRNDKAGIKEDMDLAFKLFPILYERRKQLGGNLSGGEQQMLAISRALMARPKLLLLDEPSLGLAPLIIRQIFEIVKKINKESGTTVFLVEQNANLALKTAHRGYVMENGEITLSDTSENLLANEDIKKAYLGL, encoded by the coding sequence ATGCTTAAGCTTAAAAATATTAATACATACTACGGCAACATTCAGGCTCTCAGAAATATAAATATTGAGGTTGCCAAAGGTGAAATAATCACTTTGATCGGAGCTAACGGAGCAGGAAAAACCACAACCCTGATGACTATCAGTGGAGTAGTTCCTCCTCGCTCAGGTGAAGTATTGTATGAAGGGCAGCCTATTCATAAATTGAGCCCTAATAAAATAGTTAAAATGGGAATATCTCAGGTTCCGGAAGGTCGTCTTATTTTCCCGGATCTCACCATAACTGAGAATCTGGATATGGGGGCTTTTCTACGAAATGATAAAGCAGGAATCAAAGAAGATATGGATCTTGCTTTTAAACTTTTTCCTATTCTTTATGAGCGCAGGAAACAGCTCGGTGGAAATCTTTCCGGCGGCGAACAGCAAATGCTCGCTATTTCTCGAGCTTTAATGGCCAGACCGAAGCTTCTTCTTTTAGATGAGCCTTCGCTAGGGCTTGCACCGTTAATTATTCGGCAAATTTTCGAAATAGTTAAGAAAATTAATAAAGAAAGTGGTACAACAGTCTTCCTCGTAGAACAGAATGCCAACCTCGCATTAAAGACAGCCCATCGAGGTTATGTCATGGAAAACGGGGAGATAACGCTCTCGGACACCAGTGAAAATCTACTGGCGAACGAGGATATTAAAAAAGCTTATTTAGGACTTTAG
- the guaB gene encoding IMP dehydrogenase yields the protein MEKVVGQALTFDDVLLLPAYSEVLPDKADVSAKLTEEITLGIPLISAAMDTVTESHMAISMARHGGVGVVHKNMSVRDQVREVEKVKKSESGMVTDPITVHPEDTVGKALDLMSEFKVSGFPVVKGEHIAGIITNRDVRFVKDRDTLVSEVMTSRNLITVPHGIAFEEAKRLLHQNRIEKLLVVDEENKLTGLITIKDIDKVKQYPNAAKDSHGRLRVGAAVGVGRDFMERSSALVDAGVDFLALDSAHGHSKNILDSIRELRSCFPDTQIVGGNIATYAGAMALADAGVNAVKVGIGPGSICTTRVVAGVGVPQITAIMEAVRACQDRGVCVIADGGIKFSGDVVKALVAGANTVMMGSMFAGTDESPGEKVLYQGRSYKLYRGMGSIDAMKQGSSDRYFQSDTNKLVPEGIVGRVPYKGPVSESIYQMIGGLRSGMGYVGCANVSELHEKAQFTSMTSAGFKESHVHDVIITKEAPNYRVDAY from the coding sequence ATGGAAAAGGTAGTTGGTCAGGCTTTGACTTTTGACGATGTTCTGCTTTTGCCTGCCTATTCGGAAGTGCTTCCCGATAAGGCGGACGTTTCCGCCAAACTGACAGAAGAAATAACACTCGGAATACCACTCATCAGTGCCGCGATGGATACTGTTACAGAATCGCATATGGCTATTTCTATGGCTCGTCACGGCGGAGTTGGCGTTGTTCATAAGAATATGAGTGTCAGAGATCAGGTTCGCGAAGTAGAGAAAGTAAAGAAATCTGAAAGCGGTATGGTCACAGATCCTATCACCGTTCATCCTGAAGATACCGTTGGCAAGGCTCTAGATTTAATGTCTGAATTTAAAGTTTCAGGCTTTCCGGTTGTAAAAGGGGAACACATTGCAGGTATCATCACTAACCGTGATGTTCGTTTTGTGAAGGACAGAGATACTCTTGTTTCTGAAGTAATGACCAGTCGTAACCTCATTACTGTTCCTCATGGAATAGCGTTTGAAGAAGCCAAAAGACTTCTCCATCAGAACCGTATTGAAAAACTTTTAGTTGTTGACGAAGAGAATAAGCTCACAGGTCTTATTACTATAAAAGATATCGACAAAGTTAAACAATATCCAAATGCTGCGAAAGACTCACATGGTAGACTCCGCGTAGGAGCTGCCGTTGGTGTAGGGCGTGATTTCATGGAGCGCAGTTCAGCTCTTGTTGATGCTGGTGTTGACTTTCTAGCTCTTGACTCCGCTCATGGTCATTCCAAAAATATTTTGGACAGCATTAGAGAACTTCGTTCCTGCTTCCCGGATACTCAAATTGTTGGTGGTAATATTGCTACCTATGCCGGAGCTATGGCTCTAGCTGATGCCGGAGTAAATGCTGTTAAAGTAGGTATTGGACCAGGTTCTATTTGCACAACTCGTGTTGTTGCCGGGGTTGGTGTTCCTCAGATTACTGCAATTATGGAAGCTGTTAGAGCTTGTCAGGATAGAGGTGTTTGTGTCATCGCAGATGGAGGCATTAAGTTCTCTGGAGATGTTGTTAAGGCCCTTGTTGCCGGAGCAAACACAGTTATGATGGGTTCAATGTTCGCCGGAACTGATGAAAGCCCGGGTGAAAAAGTTCTTTATCAGGGACGTAGCTATAAACTGTACCGCGGCATGGGATCAATTGATGCTATGAAGCAGGGTAGCTCTGACCGTTACTTCCAGAGCGATACCAACAAGCTTGTTCCTGAAGGCATTGTTGGACGCGTTCCTTACAAAGGGCCTGTTTCTGAAAGTATTTACCAGATGATCGGTGGCCTGCGTTCCGGAATGGGATATGTCGGTTGCGCCAACGTTTCGGAATTGCATGAAAAGGCTCAGTTTACTTCGATGACTTCGGCCGGATTTAAAGAGAGCCATGTTCACGATGTAATTATCACAAAAGAAGCACCGAACTATAGAGTTGATGCTTACTAA
- the guaA gene encoding glutamine-hydrolyzing GMP synthase has protein sequence MKHENKVIILDFGSQFTQLIARRIREVGVYSEIHPCNVDPEKIKALNPGALILSGGPSSVLDADSPQLDPAYLEMNVPVLGICYGMQLLTHSMGGKVVSSEDREYGRADFCGTSGCELWQGIDDLDKLTVWMSHGDRVESIPEGFEICGTTESIPFAAMANEERKIYALQFHPEVAHTECGNIIISNFVFKIAGLKADWSMSSFVENTIKEMREKIGDAQVVLGLSGGIDSNVVAVLLHKAIGKRLHCIFVDNGLLRMHEREEVIDFLGEHFDLNVKCVDAARLFLDKLKGVEDPEKKRKLIGYTFIDVFNKEAKALKNVKFLAQGTLYPDVIESESFKGPSAVIKSHHNVGGLPEEMDLDLVEPLRELFKDEVRKVAAELGLPEHITWRQPFPGPGLAIRILGEITDERLEILRQADRIVQHELHATGWYRKMWQGFAVLLPLKTVGVMGDDRTYEHVIALRLVDSIDAMTADWSRLPNDILARMSNRIINEVKGVNRVVLDISSKPPATIEWE, from the coding sequence ATGAAGCACGAAAATAAAGTAATTATTCTGGACTTCGGGTCCCAGTTTACACAGCTCATTGCTCGCAGAATACGCGAAGTGGGTGTATATTCCGAAATTCATCCTTGTAATGTCGATCCTGAAAAGATTAAAGCTTTGAATCCCGGAGCACTTATTCTTTCCGGTGGACCTTCATCGGTTCTTGATGCTGATTCACCTCAGCTTGATCCTGCTTACCTTGAAATGAATGTACCTGTTCTCGGAATTTGTTATGGTATGCAGCTTTTAACTCATAGTATGGGCGGAAAAGTTGTATCCTCTGAAGATAGAGAATATGGACGCGCTGATTTTTGCGGTACCAGTGGATGTGAGTTGTGGCAGGGTATTGATGACCTTGATAAGCTGACAGTATGGATGAGCCACGGTGACCGTGTTGAATCCATTCCTGAAGGATTTGAAATTTGCGGAACAACAGAAAGTATTCCTTTTGCTGCAATGGCTAATGAGGAACGCAAGATCTATGCTTTGCAGTTCCATCCTGAAGTTGCTCATACTGAATGCGGAAATATTATCATTTCCAACTTTGTATTTAAAATTGCAGGTCTTAAAGCTGACTGGTCTATGTCTTCTTTTGTGGAAAATACCATTAAAGAAATGCGTGAAAAGATTGGAGATGCACAGGTTGTTCTTGGTCTTTCAGGCGGTATAGATTCAAATGTTGTTGCTGTTCTGCTTCATAAAGCAATCGGTAAAAGACTACATTGTATCTTTGTAGATAACGGTTTACTTCGCATGCATGAGCGTGAAGAAGTTATTGACTTTCTCGGAGAGCATTTTGACTTAAACGTGAAATGCGTTGATGCCGCAAGATTGTTTCTTGATAAACTCAAAGGTGTCGAAGATCCTGAAAAGAAACGTAAGCTTATCGGCTACACCTTTATTGATGTTTTCAATAAAGAAGCTAAAGCTCTTAAAAATGTTAAGTTTCTTGCACAGGGAACTCTGTACCCTGATGTTATTGAATCTGAATCATTCAAAGGCCCCTCAGCTGTAATTAAGTCTCATCATAACGTTGGCGGGCTTCCAGAAGAGATGGACCTTGATCTTGTTGAGCCTCTTCGTGAACTCTTCAAAGATGAAGTTCGCAAAGTTGCTGCTGAGCTTGGACTTCCTGAGCATATTACTTGGCGTCAGCCGTTCCCAGGACCTGGTCTTGCTATTCGTATTCTTGGTGAAATCACTGATGAACGCCTTGAAATATTGCGTCAGGCAGACAGAATTGTTCAGCATGAACTTCATGCTACTGGCTGGTATCGTAAGATGTGGCAGGGGTTTGCTGTTCTGCTTCCGCTCAAGACAGTAGGTGTTATGGGCGATGACCGTACTTATGAGCATGTAATTGCTTTAAGACTGGTAGATAGTATCGATGCCATGACTGCTGACTGGAGCCGTCTTCCTAATGATATTCTAGCTCGCATGTCCAATAGGATTATTAACGAAGTTAAGGGTGTTAACAGAGTTGTTCTCGATATCTCCTCCAAGCCACCGGCAACTATTGAGTGGGAGTAA
- the tatB gene encoding Sec-independent protein translocase protein TatB: protein MFGIGTTELIVILVVALIIIGPQKLPELIKNLGRGLSEVKKMSNDVKSTLDAEVTAADNERQAKEDRAKEEARRKAEVEAMDKAREAEAEALKSEENVTSMEEEVTVKAATADSDSEGKKA from the coding sequence ATGTTCGGAATCGGTACAACAGAACTTATCGTCATCTTGGTTGTAGCTCTGATTATCATCGGACCTCAAAAACTTCCCGAACTCATTAAAAACCTTGGTAGAGGGCTTTCAGAAGTAAAGAAAATGTCTAATGACGTTAAAAGTACTTTAGATGCAGAGGTTACTGCTGCTGATAATGAAAGACAGGCCAAAGAAGATCGCGCAAAAGAAGAAGCTCGTAGAAAAGCTGAAGTTGAAGCTATGGACAAAGCTCGTGAAGCTGAAGCTGAAGCCTTGAAATCTGAAGAAAACGTGACTTCTATGGAAGAAGAAGTCACTGTTAAAGCTGCTACTGCTGACTCTGATTCAGAAGGTAAGAAGGCATGA
- the tatC gene encoding twin-arginine translocase subunit TatC gives MSGDEKESLEVGSEELEDQKKQEETAKSEVEDKSGSSSENTESESDTSASYSDDAVEGGADESADLPAVSEDSDEYGEAGDDEEPAMTFLQHMNELRRRFIRIFIACGVGFLACYSFAKPLFSLLMAPLVAVLPEHSTLIFTSLPEGFVTYLKVSFVAGIFLVSPYIFSQIWGFIAPGLYDHERKWMIPLAFLSAFFFVGGALFGYYVVFPFGCEFFMGFADEFIRPMPTLREYLSFSLKLLFAFGVIFELPLFIFFLSRLGLVTHTWLREKRKYAILVAFICSAILTPPDVITQTLMAIPLVLLYEIGIWTSYFFGKKGGRLEANANAKAAGKDPKDSGPDDGGNGGATTPSSEAEADKKDSHDKNPGYDEDMIEM, from the coding sequence ATGAGCGGAGATGAGAAGGAATCTCTTGAAGTAGGCTCAGAAGAGCTGGAAGATCAAAAAAAACAAGAAGAAACAGCGAAGTCTGAAGTTGAAGATAAATCTGGATCTTCCAGTGAGAATACTGAATCCGAAAGCGATACTTCTGCAAGTTACTCTGATGACGCTGTCGAAGGTGGTGCCGATGAATCAGCTGATCTGCCGGCCGTAAGTGAAGACTCAGATGAATATGGCGAAGCTGGAGATGATGAAGAGCCTGCTATGACTTTTCTTCAGCACATGAATGAATTACGAAGACGTTTTATTAGAATTTTTATTGCTTGCGGAGTCGGTTTTCTTGCCTGTTATTCGTTTGCAAAGCCATTGTTTTCGTTGCTCATGGCTCCTCTGGTAGCTGTTTTACCTGAGCATTCCACTTTGATTTTTACCTCACTGCCTGAAGGTTTTGTTACTTATCTTAAAGTATCCTTTGTGGCCGGTATTTTTCTTGTATCACCTTATATTTTTTCTCAAATATGGGGATTTATTGCCCCTGGCCTTTATGATCATGAACGTAAGTGGATGATTCCTCTCGCGTTTTTATCTGCATTTTTCTTTGTTGGAGGGGCTTTATTCGGTTATTACGTTGTATTTCCTTTCGGTTGTGAATTTTTTATGGGTTTTGCTGACGAATTCATTCGCCCGATGCCTACGCTTCGCGAATATTTGTCTTTTTCATTGAAACTGCTCTTTGCCTTCGGGGTCATTTTCGAGTTACCCTTGTTTATATTTTTTCTTTCACGACTTGGTCTTGTTACCCACACATGGCTGCGCGAGAAACGTAAGTATGCAATCCTTGTAGCCTTTATCTGTTCTGCTATTTTGACTCCTCCGGACGTGATAACCCAGACTCTTATGGCCATCCCTCTTGTTTTATTATACGAAATAGGTATCTGGACATCATACTTTTTCGGTAAAAAGGGAGGACGTTTGGAAGCCAACGCCAACGCTAAAGCTGCTGGCAAAGATCCAAAAGATTCAGGTCCTGATGATGGTGGAAACGGCGGCGCAACAACCCCATCTTCTGAAGCTGAAGCAGATAAAAAAGATAGTCATGATAAGAATCCCGGCTATGACGAGGATATGATAGAAATGTAA
- the hisB gene encoding imidazoleglycerol-phosphate dehydratase HisB has protein sequence MSTRSASIARNTKETDISLSVNIDGEGRTDISTGVGFADHMLTLMSFWAGFDLTLKCKGDLEIDNHHTLEDIALVLGQALSEAMGDKKGINRIGFAKVPMDEALVEVVIDLSGRAYLVYNDDILPAVIAGDERDVWREFFKSLAFKAGMNLHIKFEYGRNGHHLLEGAFKALGLAFKQALSVERKGLPSTKGSLD, from the coding sequence TTGTCTACTAGATCTGCATCAATTGCCCGGAATACAAAAGAAACGGATATTTCCCTTTCGGTAAATATTGACGGTGAAGGCCGTACTGATATTTCTACCGGAGTTGGGTTTGCCGATCACATGCTTACCCTAATGTCCTTTTGGGCGGGATTTGATCTCACTCTTAAATGTAAGGGTGATCTCGAGATTGATAACCATCATACTCTTGAAGATATCGCGCTTGTTTTAGGGCAGGCCTTATCAGAAGCCATGGGTGATAAAAAAGGTATAAACCGGATTGGATTTGCTAAAGTCCCGATGGATGAGGCTTTAGTTGAAGTCGTAATTGATCTTTCCGGTAGAGCTTATCTGGTATATAACGATGATATCCTCCCAGCTGTAATTGCTGGAGATGAACGTGATGTCTGGCGGGAATTTTTTAAATCTCTAGCATTTAAAGCTGGAATGAATTTACATATTAAGTTTGAATACGGCCGTAATGGGCATCACCTTTTAGAAGGTGCTTTTAAAGCTCTTGGTCTGGCCTTTAAACAAGCTCTGTCTGTAGAAAGAAAAGGGTTACCAAGCACAAAAGGGAGTCTTGACTGA
- the hisA gene encoding 1-(5-phosphoribosyl)-5-[(5-phosphoribosylamino)methylideneamino]imidazole-4-carboxamide isomerase, which produces MIIFPAVDIKDGQCVRLAQGQADAVTVFGKDPVAQAVFWENQGARYLHVIDLDGAFSGVPKNFDLIKQICSELNIPVQLGGGIRDIETAAKYIEAGVKRLIIGTMALEDEKMFAELCTRFPGQIGVSLDAVDGKLKSRGWVEDAGISIYDIIPRMEADGAAFIIYTDISRDGMESGVNVGGLAKLCAKTKLPVIAAGGVATLEDIINLYPLVSKGLEGAISGKAIYTGSLNLAEAIEWLDNN; this is translated from the coding sequence ATGATTATTTTTCCTGCTGTTGATATTAAAGACGGACAGTGCGTTCGTCTTGCTCAGGGACAGGCTGATGCTGTCACTGTATTTGGTAAAGATCCTGTAGCACAAGCTGTTTTTTGGGAAAATCAAGGAGCTCGGTATCTTCATGTTATTGATCTTGATGGTGCTTTCAGTGGTGTTCCAAAGAATTTTGATCTTATAAAACAAATTTGTTCAGAATTAAATATTCCTGTTCAGCTCGGCGGAGGAATCAGGGATATTGAAACTGCAGCAAAATATATTGAAGCCGGAGTTAAGCGTTTAATTATTGGAACGATGGCTCTTGAAGATGAAAAAATGTTTGCAGAACTTTGCACTCGTTTTCCCGGTCAGATTGGTGTTTCACTTGATGCTGTCGATGGTAAACTTAAATCCCGCGGCTGGGTTGAAGACGCCGGAATTTCTATTTACGATATTATTCCGCGTATGGAAGCTGACGGTGCTGCTTTTATTATTTATACAGATATCAGCAGAGATGGCATGGAGTCCGGTGTTAATGTCGGTGGTCTTGCTAAACTTTGCGCTAAGACTAAGCTTCCTGTGATTGCCGCAGGTGGCGTTGCGACACTTGAAGATATTATTAATTTATATCCACTTGTTTCTAAAGGTCTCGAAGGCGCGATCTCAGGAAAAGCCATTTATACAGGCTCTCTTAATTTAGCTGAAGCTATTGAGTGGCTGGATAATAATTAG
- a CDS encoding heavy-metal-associated domain-containing protein — protein sequence MKTVEVKGMSCPHCVASVTKALNGIEDLKNVSVSLEKAEASYEEINPVDEAKIKEVISKIGFEPGAVK from the coding sequence ATGAAAACTGTAGAAGTAAAAGGTATGAGCTGTCCGCATTGTGTTGCTTCCGTTACAAAGGCTTTAAACGGTATCGAAGATCTTAAGAACGTCAGCGTGAGTCTTGAAAAAGCAGAAGCGTCCTATGAAGAAATTAATCCGGTAGATGAAGCTAAAATCAAAGAAGTAATTTCCAAAATAGGTTTTGAACCTGGAGCAGTTAAATAA